One Pectinophora gossypiella chromosome 21, ilPecGoss1.1, whole genome shotgun sequence genomic region harbors:
- the LOC126376503 gene encoding far upstream element-binding protein 1 isoform X4 yields the protein MSDYSSMATLQNNSQTAGFAAALQRAKLVAAKLEVGGKRPLEEGSEPSAKKLASVDSYQQQQQSMSATAAAAAAAAAAAARIAASANAPSAPGGGPPGLMQDQSINDYIRVPDKMVGLIIGRGGEQITRLQAESGCKIQMAPDSGGQPDRLCTLTGSREAIARAKSVHAIAPPGELVNQIVNHRGRENAPQHQDAPGGGGGGGGGGMPPMPRGGGGGGLGTTVSYEEIMLPGPKVGLIIGKNGKTIKQLQEQSGAKMVVIQDGPNTEYEKPLRISGDPSKVEHAKQLVMELLCDKELQGGGGGGPGSGGGRYDDVYSPHDQGNGLATNSTEVQVPKIAVGVVIGRGGDMIKKIQAETGCRVQFHQERDDGPGDKRCYLQGKPHQVEQARQMIEDLIASVNRRDQETRQGGGRGRGGGSGGGSQRNGERGDYQQWQDAPEIRVTFTVSNVKCGLIIGRGGEVIKQINAASGAHCELDRRAQGADRNNRTFYIRGHPDAVENCKRIICEKVGMPVNFIPEGGSNGSGGGGDYYSGGGGGGGGGGPPAWGYNPHWHQPNPQQQPQASPQQSEEDSSSPHDAPTQQQVQINPATGQPDYSQQWIDYYRSLGLMREAEAIEQQAKQQQQAAQAAANSGGGGGGAGGGPSGPSGNGNGGPSGGAPGSGNGQADYSAQWAEYYRSIGKMKEAEAIEAQIKMKQPGGGGAAAPAAAPAPAPSPAPPGGLLPGAQYAQPQYQMYQNYAGYSPYSYAGVSGGGQDQQ from the exons ATGAGTGATTATTCTTCTATGGCTACGCTTCAAAATAATAGCCAAACGGCAGGGTTTGCTGCTGCTTTACAACGTGCGAAATTG GTTGCTGCTAAGCTCGAAGTCGGAGGTAAGAGGCCATTGGAAGAGGGATCAGAACCTAGTGCGAAAAAACTGGCGTCTGTGGATTCATATCAACAGCAACAGCAGAGCATGAG TGCGACAGCagcagcggcggcggcagcggcggccgcggcggccCGCATCGCGGCCAGCGCGAACGCACCCTCGGCGCCCGGCGGCGGTCCACCCGGCCTCATGCAGGACCAGTCCATCAACGACTACATCCGTGTGCCCGACAAGATGGTCGGACTAA TAATCGGTCGCGGCGGCGAGCAGATAACCCGGCTGCAGGCTGAGTCGGGCTgcaaaatacagatggcgcccGACTCCGGCGGCCAGCCCGACCGCCTGTGCACCCTCACAGGGTCCCGCGAGGCCATCGCACGGGCCAAGTCAGTTCACGCTATAGCTCCTCCAGG GGAGCTGGTGAACCAAATAGTGAACCACCGCGGGCGCGAGAATGCGCCACAGCACCAGGACGCGCcgggcggcggtggcggcggcgggggcggagGCATGCCCCCCATGccccgcggcggcggcgggggaggCCTCGGTACCACTGTAAGTTAC GAGGAGATAATGCTCCCGGGGCCAAAGGTGGGCCTGATCATCGGCAAGAATGGCAAGACCATCAAACAACTGCAGGAACAGTCTGGAGCGAAGATGGTGGTGATACAGGACGGACCTAACACTGAATAC GAGAAGCCCCTGCGCATATCAGGCGACCCCTCCAAGGTGGAGCACGCCAAGCAGCTGGTGATGGAGCTGCTGTGTGACAAAGAACTgcagggcggcggcggcggcggcccggGCTCCGGTGGCGGACGCTACGATGATGTATACTCGCCTCATGACCAGGGGAACGGCCTCGCTACCAACTCTACTGAG GTGCAAGTCCCGAAGATCGCAGTGGGCGTGGTGATTGGGCGCGGCGGAGACATGATCAAGAAGATCCAGGCCGAGACCGGCTGCCGCGTGCAATTCCACCAGGAGAGGGATGATGGCCCGGGAGACAAGAG ATGTTACTTACAAGGCAAGCCCCATCAAGTAGAACAAGCAAGACAGATGATAGAGGATCTCATAGCTAGTGTCAAT CGCCGCGACCAGGAGACGCGGcagggcggcgggcgcggccgcggcggcggctCGGGCGGGGGCTCGCAGCGCAACGGCGAGCGCGGGGACTACCAGCAGTGGCAGGACGCGCCCGAGATCAGGGTCACCTTCACCGTCTCCAACGTCAAGTGCGGGCTCATTATTGGAAGAG GCGGCGAGGTGATCAAGCAGATCAACGCGGCGTCGGGCGCGCACTGCGAGCTGGATCGGCGCGCGCAGGGCGCCGACCGCAACAACCGCACCTTCTACATCCGCGGACACCCCGACGCCGTCGAGAACTGCAAGCGGATTATCTGCGAGAAGGTTGGCATG CCGGTGAACTTCATCCCGGAGGGCGGCAGCaacggcagcggcggcggcggcgactaCTACTCTGggggcggcggtggcggcggcggcggcggcccgcCCGCCTGGGGGTACAACCCGCACTGGCACCAGCCCAACCCGCAGCAGCAGCCGCAG gcctcccctcagcaATCGGAGGAGGATTCCAGCTCACCTCACGATGCGCCAACACAG CAACAAGTACAAATCAACCCGGCGACGGGCCAGCCCGACTACTCGCAACAATGGATCGACTATTACCGTTCACTAGGACTCATGCGTGAAGCTGAGGCCATAGAACAACAGgccaaacaacaacaacaag CGGCACAAGCGGCAGCCAACTctggcggtggcggcggcggcgctggcGGTGGCCCGAGCGGCCCCAGCGGCAACGGCAACGGTGGCCCCAGCGGCGGCGCGCCCGGCAGCGGCAACGGGCAGGCCGACTACAGCGCGCAGTGGGCCGAGTACTACCGCTCCATCGGCAAGATGAAGGAGGCCGAGGCCATCGAGGCGCAGATCAAGATGAAG CagccgggcggcggcggcgcggcggccccggcggcggcgcccgcgcccgcgccctccCCCGCGCCCCCCGGCGGCCTGCTGCCCGGCGCGCAGTACGCGCAGCCGCAGTACCAGATGTACCAGAACTACGCCGGGTACTCGCCCTACTCCTACGCCGGCGTCTCCGGCGGCGGGCAGGACCAACAATAG
- the LOC126376503 gene encoding far upstream element-binding protein 3 isoform X7: protein MSDYSSMATLQNNSQTAGFAAALQRAKLVAAKLEVGGKRPLEEGSEPSAKKLASVDSYQQQQQSMSATAAAAAAAAAAAARIAASANAPSAPGGGPPGLMQDQSINDYIRVPDKMVGLIIGRGGEQITRLQAESGCKIQMAPDSGGQPDRLCTLTGSREAIARAKELVNQIVNHRGRENAPQHQDAPGGGGGGGGGGMPPMPRGGGGGGLGTTVSYEEIMLPGPKVGLIIGKNGKTIKQLQEQSGAKMVVIQDGPNTEYEKPLRISGDPSKVEHAKQLVMELLCDKELQGGGGGGPGSGGGRYDDVYSPHDQGNGLATNSTEVQVPKIAVGVVIGRGGDMIKKIQAETGCRVQFHQERDDGPGDKRCYLQGKPHQVEQARQMIEDLIASVNRRDQETRQGGGRGRGGGSGGGSQRNGERGDYQQWQDAPEIRVTFTVSNVKCGLIIGRGGEVIKQINAASGAHCELDRRAQGADRNNRTFYIRGHPDAVENCKRIICEKVGMPVNFIPEGGSNGSGGGGDYYSGGGGGGGGGGPPAWGYNPHWHQPNPQQQPQQQVQINPATGQPDYSQQWIDYYRSLGLMREAEAIEQQAKQQQQAAQAAANSGGGGGGAGGGPSGPSGNGNGGPSGGAPGSGNGQADYSAQWAEYYRSIGKMKEAEAIEAQIKMKQPGGGGAAAPAAAPAPAPSPAPPGGLLPGAQYAQPQYQMYQNYAGYSPYSYAGVSGGGQDQQ from the exons ATGAGTGATTATTCTTCTATGGCTACGCTTCAAAATAATAGCCAAACGGCAGGGTTTGCTGCTGCTTTACAACGTGCGAAATTG GTTGCTGCTAAGCTCGAAGTCGGAGGTAAGAGGCCATTGGAAGAGGGATCAGAACCTAGTGCGAAAAAACTGGCGTCTGTGGATTCATATCAACAGCAACAGCAGAGCATGAG TGCGACAGCagcagcggcggcggcagcggcggccgcggcggccCGCATCGCGGCCAGCGCGAACGCACCCTCGGCGCCCGGCGGCGGTCCACCCGGCCTCATGCAGGACCAGTCCATCAACGACTACATCCGTGTGCCCGACAAGATGGTCGGACTAA TAATCGGTCGCGGCGGCGAGCAGATAACCCGGCTGCAGGCTGAGTCGGGCTgcaaaatacagatggcgcccGACTCCGGCGGCCAGCCCGACCGCCTGTGCACCCTCACAGGGTCCCGCGAGGCCATCGCACGGGCCAA GGAGCTGGTGAACCAAATAGTGAACCACCGCGGGCGCGAGAATGCGCCACAGCACCAGGACGCGCcgggcggcggtggcggcggcgggggcggagGCATGCCCCCCATGccccgcggcggcggcgggggaggCCTCGGTACCACTGTAAGTTAC GAGGAGATAATGCTCCCGGGGCCAAAGGTGGGCCTGATCATCGGCAAGAATGGCAAGACCATCAAACAACTGCAGGAACAGTCTGGAGCGAAGATGGTGGTGATACAGGACGGACCTAACACTGAATAC GAGAAGCCCCTGCGCATATCAGGCGACCCCTCCAAGGTGGAGCACGCCAAGCAGCTGGTGATGGAGCTGCTGTGTGACAAAGAACTgcagggcggcggcggcggcggcccggGCTCCGGTGGCGGACGCTACGATGATGTATACTCGCCTCATGACCAGGGGAACGGCCTCGCTACCAACTCTACTGAG GTGCAAGTCCCGAAGATCGCAGTGGGCGTGGTGATTGGGCGCGGCGGAGACATGATCAAGAAGATCCAGGCCGAGACCGGCTGCCGCGTGCAATTCCACCAGGAGAGGGATGATGGCCCGGGAGACAAGAG ATGTTACTTACAAGGCAAGCCCCATCAAGTAGAACAAGCAAGACAGATGATAGAGGATCTCATAGCTAGTGTCAAT CGCCGCGACCAGGAGACGCGGcagggcggcgggcgcggccgcggcggcggctCGGGCGGGGGCTCGCAGCGCAACGGCGAGCGCGGGGACTACCAGCAGTGGCAGGACGCGCCCGAGATCAGGGTCACCTTCACCGTCTCCAACGTCAAGTGCGGGCTCATTATTGGAAGAG GCGGCGAGGTGATCAAGCAGATCAACGCGGCGTCGGGCGCGCACTGCGAGCTGGATCGGCGCGCGCAGGGCGCCGACCGCAACAACCGCACCTTCTACATCCGCGGACACCCCGACGCCGTCGAGAACTGCAAGCGGATTATCTGCGAGAAGGTTGGCATG CCGGTGAACTTCATCCCGGAGGGCGGCAGCaacggcagcggcggcggcggcgactaCTACTCTGggggcggcggtggcggcggcggcggcggcccgcCCGCCTGGGGGTACAACCCGCACTGGCACCAGCCCAACCCGCAGCAGCAGCCGCAG CAACAAGTACAAATCAACCCGGCGACGGGCCAGCCCGACTACTCGCAACAATGGATCGACTATTACCGTTCACTAGGACTCATGCGTGAAGCTGAGGCCATAGAACAACAGgccaaacaacaacaacaag CGGCACAAGCGGCAGCCAACTctggcggtggcggcggcggcgctggcGGTGGCCCGAGCGGCCCCAGCGGCAACGGCAACGGTGGCCCCAGCGGCGGCGCGCCCGGCAGCGGCAACGGGCAGGCCGACTACAGCGCGCAGTGGGCCGAGTACTACCGCTCCATCGGCAAGATGAAGGAGGCCGAGGCCATCGAGGCGCAGATCAAGATGAAG CagccgggcggcggcggcgcggcggccccggcggcggcgcccgcgcccgcgccctccCCCGCGCCCCCCGGCGGCCTGCTGCCCGGCGCGCAGTACGCGCAGCCGCAGTACCAGATGTACCAGAACTACGCCGGGTACTCGCCCTACTCCTACGCCGGCGTCTCCGGCGGCGGGCAGGACCAACAATAG
- the LOC126376503 gene encoding far upstream element-binding protein 1 isoform X5, translated as MSDYSSMATLQNNSQTAGFAAALQRAKLVAAKLEVGGKRPLEEGSEPSAKKLASVDSYQQQQQSMSATAAAAAAAAAAAARIAASANAPSAPGGGPPGLMQDQSINDYIRVPDKMVGLIIGRGGEQITRLQAESGCKIQMAPDSGGQPDRLCTLTGSREAIARAKELVNQIVNHRGRENAPQHQDAPGGGGGGGGGGMPPMPRGGGGGGLGTTVSYEEIMLPGPKVGLIIGKNGKTIKQLQEQSGAKMVVIQDGPNTEYEKPLRISGDPSKVEHAKQLVMELLCDKELQGGGGGGPGSGGGRYDDVYSPHDQGNGLATNSTEVQVPKIAVGVVIGRGGDMIKKIQAETGCRVQFHQERDDGPGDKRCYLQGKPHQVEQARQMIEDLIASVNVSMGNRRDQETRQGGGRGRGGGSGGGSQRNGERGDYQQWQDAPEIRVTFTVSNVKCGLIIGRGGEVIKQINAASGAHCELDRRAQGADRNNRTFYIRGHPDAVENCKRIICEKVGMPVNFIPEGGSNGSGGGGDYYSGGGGGGGGGGPPAWGYNPHWHQPNPQQQPQASPQQSEEDSSSPHDAPTQQQVQINPATGQPDYSQQWIDYYRSLGLMREAEAIEQQAKQQQQAAQAAANSGGGGGGAGGGPSGPSGNGNGGPSGGAPGSGNGQADYSAQWAEYYRSIGKMKEAEAIEAQIKMKQPGGGGAAAPAAAPAPAPSPAPPGGLLPGAQYAQPQYQMYQNYAGYSPYSYAGVSGGGQDQQ; from the exons ATGAGTGATTATTCTTCTATGGCTACGCTTCAAAATAATAGCCAAACGGCAGGGTTTGCTGCTGCTTTACAACGTGCGAAATTG GTTGCTGCTAAGCTCGAAGTCGGAGGTAAGAGGCCATTGGAAGAGGGATCAGAACCTAGTGCGAAAAAACTGGCGTCTGTGGATTCATATCAACAGCAACAGCAGAGCATGAG TGCGACAGCagcagcggcggcggcagcggcggccgcggcggccCGCATCGCGGCCAGCGCGAACGCACCCTCGGCGCCCGGCGGCGGTCCACCCGGCCTCATGCAGGACCAGTCCATCAACGACTACATCCGTGTGCCCGACAAGATGGTCGGACTAA TAATCGGTCGCGGCGGCGAGCAGATAACCCGGCTGCAGGCTGAGTCGGGCTgcaaaatacagatggcgcccGACTCCGGCGGCCAGCCCGACCGCCTGTGCACCCTCACAGGGTCCCGCGAGGCCATCGCACGGGCCAA GGAGCTGGTGAACCAAATAGTGAACCACCGCGGGCGCGAGAATGCGCCACAGCACCAGGACGCGCcgggcggcggtggcggcggcgggggcggagGCATGCCCCCCATGccccgcggcggcggcgggggaggCCTCGGTACCACTGTAAGTTAC GAGGAGATAATGCTCCCGGGGCCAAAGGTGGGCCTGATCATCGGCAAGAATGGCAAGACCATCAAACAACTGCAGGAACAGTCTGGAGCGAAGATGGTGGTGATACAGGACGGACCTAACACTGAATAC GAGAAGCCCCTGCGCATATCAGGCGACCCCTCCAAGGTGGAGCACGCCAAGCAGCTGGTGATGGAGCTGCTGTGTGACAAAGAACTgcagggcggcggcggcggcggcccggGCTCCGGTGGCGGACGCTACGATGATGTATACTCGCCTCATGACCAGGGGAACGGCCTCGCTACCAACTCTACTGAG GTGCAAGTCCCGAAGATCGCAGTGGGCGTGGTGATTGGGCGCGGCGGAGACATGATCAAGAAGATCCAGGCCGAGACCGGCTGCCGCGTGCAATTCCACCAGGAGAGGGATGATGGCCCGGGAGACAAGAG ATGTTACTTACAAGGCAAGCCCCATCAAGTAGAACAAGCAAGACAGATGATAGAGGATCTCATAGCTAGTGTCAATGTAAGTATGGGGAAT CGCCGCGACCAGGAGACGCGGcagggcggcgggcgcggccgcggcggcggctCGGGCGGGGGCTCGCAGCGCAACGGCGAGCGCGGGGACTACCAGCAGTGGCAGGACGCGCCCGAGATCAGGGTCACCTTCACCGTCTCCAACGTCAAGTGCGGGCTCATTATTGGAAGAG GCGGCGAGGTGATCAAGCAGATCAACGCGGCGTCGGGCGCGCACTGCGAGCTGGATCGGCGCGCGCAGGGCGCCGACCGCAACAACCGCACCTTCTACATCCGCGGACACCCCGACGCCGTCGAGAACTGCAAGCGGATTATCTGCGAGAAGGTTGGCATG CCGGTGAACTTCATCCCGGAGGGCGGCAGCaacggcagcggcggcggcggcgactaCTACTCTGggggcggcggtggcggcggcggcggcggcccgcCCGCCTGGGGGTACAACCCGCACTGGCACCAGCCCAACCCGCAGCAGCAGCCGCAG gcctcccctcagcaATCGGAGGAGGATTCCAGCTCACCTCACGATGCGCCAACACAG CAACAAGTACAAATCAACCCGGCGACGGGCCAGCCCGACTACTCGCAACAATGGATCGACTATTACCGTTCACTAGGACTCATGCGTGAAGCTGAGGCCATAGAACAACAGgccaaacaacaacaacaag CGGCACAAGCGGCAGCCAACTctggcggtggcggcggcggcgctggcGGTGGCCCGAGCGGCCCCAGCGGCAACGGCAACGGTGGCCCCAGCGGCGGCGCGCCCGGCAGCGGCAACGGGCAGGCCGACTACAGCGCGCAGTGGGCCGAGTACTACCGCTCCATCGGCAAGATGAAGGAGGCCGAGGCCATCGAGGCGCAGATCAAGATGAAG CagccgggcggcggcggcgcggcggccccggcggcggcgcccgcgcccgcgccctccCCCGCGCCCCCCGGCGGCCTGCTGCCCGGCGCGCAGTACGCGCAGCCGCAGTACCAGATGTACCAGAACTACGCCGGGTACTCGCCCTACTCCTACGCCGGCGTCTCCGGCGGCGGGCAGGACCAACAATAG